The Gilliamella apicola genome window below encodes:
- the purB gene encoding adenylosuccinate lyase yields the protein MASHVLDFLILGNNFSTSEMRAVWSEQNRLEKQVDVEVALAKAEGELGVIPADVADEIVKKADASKLSLQQIADEAAKAKHSLMSTINALQKQVGEAGQFIHYGATTQDIVDTATVLQLKQSFAIVERDTKLIAIELKRLAKQYQYLPMVGRTHGMQALPTTFGFKLAVWLDEFVRHLQRLTEIKQRVLVGNISGAVCTYASIGKLGPLIEARALSSLGLNTPNIGWQAARDRFSEYASVIALISGTLGKIGNEFYNLMRTEINEVEEPFSEGKIGSTTMPHKRNPAALEGLASLTAPLLKSVALIHESMKVEHERDAMSWRAEWIALPEINLYISAQLQTALTILKGLKVNSDRMLENLLMQNGLLLSEKVMFEIGKRLGKQTAHHLVYNCAMHAFEQNRAFKDILLDDPLLNKEFTIAELDSWLEPMNYLGTAPEKVQQVINYAEQSGVLA from the coding sequence GTGGCATCGCATGTTTTAGATTTTTTAATTTTAGGGAATAACTTTAGCACCAGCGAAATGCGAGCGGTTTGGTCAGAACAAAATCGTTTAGAAAAGCAAGTCGATGTAGAAGTCGCCTTGGCAAAAGCCGAAGGTGAATTAGGTGTGATCCCAGCTGATGTGGCTGATGAAATTGTAAAAAAAGCAGATGCATCGAAATTATCTTTACAACAAATTGCTGACGAAGCAGCAAAAGCGAAACACTCGTTAATGTCGACCATTAACGCACTACAAAAACAGGTAGGCGAAGCTGGACAATTTATTCATTACGGTGCAACCACTCAAGATATAGTCGATACGGCAACGGTCTTACAATTAAAACAGTCTTTTGCTATTGTTGAACGTGATACCAAACTTATTGCGATTGAACTTAAACGCTTAGCTAAGCAATATCAATACCTACCTATGGTTGGACGTACTCACGGTATGCAAGCACTACCGACTACTTTTGGTTTTAAATTAGCGGTTTGGTTAGATGAGTTTGTACGTCATTTACAGCGTTTAACTGAAATAAAACAACGTGTTTTAGTTGGAAACATCAGTGGTGCTGTTTGCACTTATGCATCAATAGGGAAATTGGGTCCTTTAATTGAAGCTCGTGCATTATCGAGTCTTGGTCTTAATACTCCAAATATCGGTTGGCAAGCAGCCCGTGACCGTTTTTCGGAATATGCTTCAGTCATCGCCTTAATCAGTGGCACACTAGGCAAAATTGGCAACGAATTTTATAATCTAATGCGTACTGAAATTAATGAAGTCGAAGAGCCGTTTTCGGAAGGAAAAATCGGTTCAACTACTATGCCTCACAAACGTAATCCAGCAGCTTTAGAAGGTTTAGCAAGCTTAACCGCGCCTCTGTTAAAAAGTGTTGCATTAATCCACGAATCAATGAAAGTAGAACACGAGCGTGATGCCATGAGTTGGCGTGCAGAATGGATTGCCTTACCCGAAATTAATTTATATATCTCTGCTCAATTGCAAACCGCGCTCACTATTCTAAAAGGTTTGAAGGTCAATAGCGATCGCATGCTAGAAAATTTATTAATGCAAAATGGACTATTGCTATCAGAAAAAGTCATGTTTGAAATCGGTAAGCGTTTAGGCAAACAAACGGCACATCATCTGGTGTATAACTGTGCTATGCATGCCTTCGAACAAAATAGAGCTTTTAAAGATATATTGTTAGATGATCCATTACTGAATAAAGAGTTTACTATAGCAGAACTTGATAGCTGGCTTGAACCAATGAACTATCTGGGCACAGCACCTGAAAAAGTGCAGCAAGTTATCAATTATGCTGAGCAAAGTGGAGTGCTAGCATGA
- a CDS encoding amino acid ABC transporter substrate-binding protein, producing the protein MNKIITLLSAAILTGFALVGCDNQSSNQATEQNILKVGSTGQSYPNGYKQNDKLVGFDVEITEAIANELGYKVEWVIAEFGGLMGQFDSGRLDTIANAVAITPAREAKYDFSNTYSFYGSQIVTHKDNKNITQLSDFKGKIIAGVLGSNHINNLKNAFPNNDITIKTYETRDGAMYDTEYQRVDGYINSKPILLAEIKRKNLPFKLIGDPITVEQVGFPFSKGEKGQALREKFNQALEKLRTNGTLKNIAIKYFGEDITS; encoded by the coding sequence ATGAATAAAATAATAACATTATTATCTGCTGCAATATTAACCGGTTTTGCGTTAGTCGGTTGTGATAATCAATCCAGCAATCAAGCAACCGAACAAAATATTCTAAAAGTAGGCTCCACTGGGCAAAGCTATCCTAACGGTTATAAACAAAACGATAAATTAGTAGGGTTTGATGTTGAAATAACTGAAGCTATTGCCAATGAGCTCGGTTATAAAGTTGAGTGGGTCATTGCTGAATTTGGCGGTTTAATGGGACAATTTGATTCAGGACGTTTAGATACCATTGCCAATGCAGTTGCAATTACCCCAGCACGTGAAGCTAAATATGATTTTTCCAATACTTATAGCTTTTATGGTAGTCAAATTGTCACTCATAAAGACAATAAAAATATCACTCAACTTTCTGATTTTAAGGGTAAAATTATTGCTGGTGTGCTTGGATCAAATCATATTAATAATCTAAAAAACGCTTTTCCAAATAATGATATTACAATCAAAACCTATGAAACGCGAGATGGTGCTATGTATGATACTGAATATCAACGTGTTGATGGTTATATCAACTCAAAACCTATCTTACTTGCTGAAATTAAACGAAAAAACTTACCGTTTAAATTGATTGGAGACCCTATAACTGTTGAGCAGGTAGGGTTTCCATTTAGTAAAGGAGAAAAAGGTCAAGCACTGCGTGAAAAATTCAATCAGGCTCTAGAAAAATTACGCACTAATGGCACATTGAAAAACATTGCAATTAAATATTTTGGTGAAGATATTACCTCATGA
- the syd gene encoding SecY-interacting protein gives MDISEKTALIKFTTRWLNQFDYAPQSEELHAIPSPCILKTEQLTVFWQPFTLQPPRDLSIVEEVVGIILHPSSHIFYGTQYAGNMTAKLADIKLTLIQAWNDDDFSNLEQNLIAHLSQQKKLKRIPTIFIATTDESTEIISLNNLTGEIVKEDLITGELTTLTQDLTSFFNKLIVIN, from the coding sequence ATGGACATATCTGAAAAAACAGCACTCATTAAATTTACCACTCGTTGGTTGAATCAATTTGATTACGCACCACAAAGCGAAGAACTGCATGCTATCCCTTCACCTTGTATTTTAAAAACCGAACAACTTACCGTATTTTGGCAACCGTTTACCTTACAACCACCAAGAGATTTATCCATAGTTGAGGAAGTTGTGGGTATTATTTTACATCCCTCCTCACACATTTTTTACGGCACACAATATGCTGGCAATATGACAGCTAAATTAGCTGATATCAAATTAACTTTAATCCAAGCTTGGAATGATGATGATTTTTCAAACTTAGAACAAAATTTAATTGCTCATTTATCCCAACAAAAAAAATTAAAACGTATTCCAACCATTTTTATAGCAACAACAGATGAAAGTACTGAAATAATTTCTTTAAACAATTTAACTGGCGAAATCGTAAAAGAAGATTTGATTACAGGCGAGTTAACCACACTGACCCAAGATTTAACGTCTTTTTTTAATAAATTAATTGTTATTAATTAA
- a CDS encoding amino acid aminotransferase, giving the protein MFEYLTAAPADPILGLADLYNKDERTNKINLSVGVYKDETTKTPILESVKKAEQFLLTDETTKSYLPIDGSSTFNDVTQTLLFGNKNERARTAQAPGGTGALRIMADFLSRRTKVKRIWISNPSWPNHRSVFQTAGLEVREYNYYNPQTHGLDFDAMMSSLSQVAAGEAVLFHGCCHNPTGIDPTPEQWQAISDLALKNGWLPLFDLAYQGFGQGIEEDVYGLRLFANQQPELLIASSYSKNFGLYNERVGAFTIIAANAEIANRAFSQVKTIIRANYSNPPAHGAKIVSYILNNEELKEEWIDELTNMRQRIHRMRQLFVKTLQDKGANQDFSFIAKQNGMFSFSGLSEEQVLKLRSDYGIYIVNSGRINVAGMTIDNMSRLCESIVEVL; this is encoded by the coding sequence ATGTTTGAATATTTAACAGCAGCGCCAGCCGATCCCATTTTAGGGCTAGCAGATCTTTATAATAAAGATGAACGCACCAATAAGATTAATTTAAGTGTTGGTGTTTACAAGGACGAAACCACCAAAACACCTATTTTAGAAAGTGTAAAAAAGGCGGAACAATTTTTATTAACGGACGAAACCACTAAAAGTTATTTACCGATTGATGGTTCCAGTACATTTAATGATGTGACACAAACGTTACTTTTTGGTAATAAAAATGAGCGTGCAAGAACAGCCCAAGCACCAGGAGGAACGGGTGCTCTACGCATAATGGCTGATTTCTTATCTCGCCGAACCAAAGTAAAACGTATTTGGATAAGTAATCCATCTTGGCCTAATCATCGTAGTGTATTTCAAACCGCTGGTCTTGAAGTACGAGAATACAACTATTATAACCCGCAGACACATGGTCTTGATTTTGATGCCATGATGAGCAGTTTAAGTCAAGTCGCAGCTGGTGAAGCAGTACTATTCCATGGTTGTTGTCATAACCCAACAGGTATCGATCCAACACCTGAACAATGGCAAGCTATTTCTGATTTAGCTTTAAAAAATGGTTGGTTGCCGCTATTTGATTTAGCTTATCAAGGTTTTGGACAGGGTATTGAAGAGGACGTTTATGGATTAAGATTATTTGCTAATCAGCAACCTGAATTGCTTATTGCAAGCTCCTATTCAAAAAACTTTGGGTTATATAACGAGCGAGTAGGAGCATTTACAATAATTGCTGCGAATGCCGAAATTGCCAATCGAGCTTTTAGTCAAGTTAAAACCATTATTCGCGCGAATTATTCTAATCCTCCTGCTCATGGTGCTAAAATTGTCTCTTATATTCTAAATAATGAAGAGTTAAAAGAAGAGTGGATTGATGAATTAACCAACATGCGTCAACGCATTCATCGTATGCGACAATTATTTGTTAAAACGTTACAAGATAAAGGCGCAAATCAAGACTTTAGCTTTATTGCTAAACAAAATGGTATGTTCTCATTTAGTGGCTTAAGTGAAGAGCAAGTACTAAAGTTACGCAGTGATTATGGCATCTACATTGTTAATTCAGGACGAATCAATGTCGCAGGAATGACTATTGATAATATGTCCAGACTTTGTGAATCAATTGTTGAAGTATTATAA
- a CDS encoding amino acid ABC transporter permease, translated as MNFNVTYFFSVFPQILPYLPVTLFIAIVSILFAIVFGLAIALLRNHKIIIIDATFALFISLFRGIPSVVLLFIIYYGLPQIFPILKQMGATTAAIICFSLKYSAYLAEIFRAGLASVDHGQKEAGLTSGLSIYQVYRGIILPQALVNALPNTGNMFISLLKDSSVAFFVGVQELLAAGKMLTANSFLYFETYLAVGIVYWLTVVIYSWIQKKIENKLSKPYHR; from the coding sequence ATGAATTTTAATGTAACTTATTTCTTTAGTGTGTTCCCGCAGATCTTACCTTATCTGCCAGTCACACTCTTTATTGCTATTGTGTCGATTCTATTTGCCATTGTTTTTGGGTTAGCGATTGCATTATTACGTAATCATAAAATTATCATTATTGATGCTACCTTTGCGCTCTTTATTTCATTATTTCGTGGTATTCCTTCGGTCGTGTTATTGTTTATTATTTACTATGGGTTACCACAAATTTTTCCGATATTAAAGCAGATGGGCGCAACGACAGCAGCCATTATTTGCTTTAGTTTAAAATATTCAGCTTATTTAGCCGAAATCTTTCGTGCTGGTTTGGCATCAGTTGATCATGGGCAAAAAGAAGCTGGCTTAACCTCCGGCCTTAGTATCTATCAAGTTTACCGTGGTATTATCCTGCCACAAGCACTGGTTAATGCTTTACCCAATACAGGCAATATGTTTATTTCATTGCTTAAAGATTCATCAGTGGCTTTTTTTGTTGGCGTACAAGAATTATTGGCCGCAGGGAAAATGTTAACGGCCAATTCGTTCCTCTATTTTGAAACATATTTGGCTGTCGGTATTGTTTATTGGCTTACTGTTGTTATCTATTCTTGGATACAAAAAAAGATTGAGAACAAGCTCAGTAAGCCCTATCACCGTTGA
- a CDS encoding GNAT family N-acetyltransferase — protein MSFRLITKSDIPAYQTLLHNAYQMTTNLGIHFAAATVNTEQITHHIESNAVYLFEKEGQLVSTLSIRFPWGNNPGPYGLPHLGWFATDSKYKGQGYGNQLWDWVEQQILINQLKLPAVTLGTAQNHPWLAQMYTKKGFSKIGHANLTSDHTTVYFEKIFNQKSYTEWKNRSHRQ, from the coding sequence ATGAGCTTTCGCTTAATTACAAAGTCCGATATTCCCGCATATCAGACTTTATTGCACAATGCTTATCAAATGACAACAAATTTGGGGATTCACTTTGCTGCAGCCACAGTAAATACAGAACAAATCACTCATCATATAGAATCTAATGCAGTTTATCTATTTGAAAAAGAAGGACAATTAGTTTCCACCTTAAGCATTCGTTTTCCATGGGGAAATAACCCAGGACCTTACGGATTACCGCATTTAGGTTGGTTTGCTACTGATTCCAAATATAAAGGACAAGGATATGGCAATCAATTATGGGATTGGGTAGAACAACAAATCCTGATTAATCAATTAAAATTGCCTGCCGTCACTTTAGGTACAGCACAAAACCACCCTTGGTTGGCACAAATGTATACCAAAAAAGGGTTTAGTAAAATTGGTCATGCCAATTTAACTTCGGATCATACTACTGTTTATTTTGAAAAAATCTTCAATCAAAAAAGCTATACCGAATGGAAAAATAGGAGCCATAGACAATGA
- a CDS encoding amino acid ABC transporter ATP-binding protein gives MISVSHLSKRFADNEVLKDINLNIKQGEVVAIIGPSGSGKSTLLRCLNLLEKPNTGTIKIGSVALNSEHYHNKDEINLRKQSAMVFQHYNLFKNKTALENITYPLIVGQKIGKDKAKQQGLSLLERVGMLPYANQFPITLSGGQQQRIAIARALAVRPKVLLFDEPTSALDPERVHEVLQVMLQLAKEHITMIIVTHEMEFAKYVADRIIFMANGVIVEEGPAKSIIDNPQHELTQRFLRQITDEIDFEI, from the coding sequence ATGATTTCTGTTTCACATTTATCTAAACGCTTTGCTGATAATGAAGTATTAAAAGACATTAATTTAAATATTAAACAAGGCGAAGTGGTAGCCATTATTGGTCCATCGGGTTCAGGTAAGTCGACCTTGTTGCGTTGTTTAAATTTACTGGAAAAACCAAATACAGGGACAATTAAAATAGGCTCTGTTGCACTAAATAGTGAACATTACCATAATAAAGACGAGATAAATTTGCGCAAACAATCAGCAATGGTTTTTCAACACTATAATTTATTTAAAAATAAAACTGCATTAGAAAATATTACCTACCCACTAATAGTTGGACAAAAAATAGGTAAAGACAAAGCCAAACAGCAAGGGCTATCTTTACTTGAGCGAGTTGGTATGTTGCCTTATGCGAATCAATTTCCAATTACCTTATCAGGCGGTCAGCAACAACGCATCGCCATTGCTCGAGCACTCGCAGTTAGGCCTAAAGTACTATTATTTGATGAACCCACATCGGCTCTCGATCCCGAACGGGTCCACGAAGTGCTGCAAGTGATGTTACAGCTAGCTAAAGAACATATTACGATGATCATTGTGACGCACGAAATGGAGTTTGCTAAATACGTTGCCGATCGTATTATCTTTATGGCAAATGGCGTCATTGTTGAAGAAGGTCCAGCAAAATCAATTATCGACAATCCACAACATGAACTGACACAACGCTTTTTACGCCAAATTACCGATGAAATTGATTTTGAAATTTAG